Proteins found in one Triticum urartu cultivar G1812 chromosome 4, Tu2.1, whole genome shotgun sequence genomic segment:
- the LOC125553100 gene encoding phytosulfokine receptor 2-like, with translation MVKCWLVLLCLVFLLPATSATSCHADDLCTLRDFARNLTGGGVILRAAWSGTTCCGWEGVNCDGVSGRVTALRLPGRGLAGPIAGASLAGLAWLEELNLANNRLIGTIPSWIGELDHLRYLDLSDNSLIGEVPKSLIRFKGIAIAGRSLGKAFTNMPLYVKRNRRTLQQQPQPNTISGTNNTVRSGSTNVVSGNDNTVISGNNNSVSGSNNTIVTGSDNTVVGSNHVVSGNKHVITDNNNVVSGNDNNVSGSFHTVSGSRNTVSGSNNTVSGSNHIVSGSNKVVTGDE, from the coding sequence ATGGTGAAATGCTGGCTAGTGCTCCTCTGCTTGGTGTTCCTCCTGCCGGCGACGAGCGCGACGTCGTGCCACGCCGACGACCTCTGCACTCTGCGGGACTTTGCCCGGAACCTCACCGGCGGTGGCGTCATCCTCCGTGCAGCGTGGTCCGGAACCACGTGTTGTGGCTGGGAAGGTGTGAACTGCGACGGCGTAAGTGGACGCGTCACGGCGCTGCGGCTCCCCGGGCGCGGCCTTGCAGGACCCATTGCAGGAGCATCCTTGGCAGGCCTGGCATGGCTGGAGGAGCTCAACCTTGCCAACAACAGACTGATCGGCACCATTCCATCGTGGATTGGTGAGCTTGACCACCTTCGTTACTTGGATCTCTCGGATAATTCATTGATTGGCGAGGTACCCAAGAGTTTGATACGGTTCAAGGGCATCGCCATCGCTGGTCGTTCACTGGGTAAGGCTTTCACTAACATGCCATTGTATGTGAAGCGTAATAGAAGAACACTCCAACAACAACCTCAACCAAATACGATATCAGGGACCAACAATACCGTCAGATCTGGGAGCACCAATGTTGTTTCTGGGAATGACAACACTGTCATATCTGGGAACAACAACAGTGTGTCAGGGAGTAACAACACTATCGTAACGGGGAGTGACAATACCGTAGTTGGAAGCAACCATGTCGTATCTGGGAACAAGCATGTCATAACTGACAACAACAATGTCGTATCCGGAAACGACAATAATGTATCTGGGAGCTTCCATACGGTATCCGGGAGCCGCAATACAGTATCTGGGAGCAACAATACCGTATCTGGAAGCAACCATATCGTGTCTGGGAGCAACAAAGTCGTAACAGGAGATGAATGA
- the LOC125553101 gene encoding putative F-box/FBD/LRR-repeat protein At5g44950 isoform X3, translating to MDSPMAKKATKPEEEDRLSVLPDDVLLSILRKVDISTAARTSSLSTRWRQLPWLLPELNIDVSCFLPAPRSDPIEANDMQEAMVALTKATRSLLSKPHRGSTTTRLDLVIYLINTFLSDLGPLVGDAVDCGLLKDLDLTIHDGTDALDRNEEYMLQRAQDIYGFFTAYPSVLHCLTKLSLYNVCFSELDINRVLFDSCKELKHLFLIYCDTGRHTLSLDAT from the exons ATGGATTCCCCCATGGCGAAGAAGGCGACG AAACCAGAGGAGGAAGATAGGTTGAGCGTGCTGCCAGATGATGTTTTACTGTCTATCCTGCGGAAAGTCGACATAAGCACGGCCGCACGAACAAGTTCACTGTCAACACGGTGGAGGCAGCTGCCCTGGCTGCTGCCTGAGCTCAACATTGATGTCAGCTGTTTCCTACCTGCTCCACGCTCAGACCCGATTGAGGCAAATGACATGCAGGAAGCTATGGTGGCTCTAACCAAAGCAACCAGGAGTTTATTGTCTAAGCCTCATAGAGGATCCACCACCACGAGGCTGGACCTTGTGATCTACTTGATCAATACTTTCTTGTCTGACCTTGGCCCACTGGTGGGTGACGCAGTCGATTGTGGTTTGTTAAAAGATTTGGATCTCACCATTCATGACGGGACAGATGCTCTTGACCGTAATGAAGAGTATATGCTTCAGCGAGCGCAGGATATATATGGGTTTTTCACTGCCTACCCTAGTGTGCTCCATTGCCTCACAAAGCTCTCTCTGTACAATGTATGCTTCAGTGAACTGGACATCAATCGTGTCCTGTTTGACAGCTGCAAGGAACTGAAGCATCTATTCCTCATTTACTGTGATACTGGCCGTCACACTCTCT CTTTGGATGCAACCTGA
- the LOC125553101 gene encoding uncharacterized protein LOC125553101 isoform X2 — protein sequence MDSPMAKKATKPEEEDRLSVLPDDVLLSILRKVDISTAARTSSLSTRWRQLPWLLPELNIDVSCFLPAPRSDPIEANDMQEAMVALTKATRSLLSKPHRGSTTTRLDLVIYLINTFLSDLGPLVGDAVDCGLLKDLDLTIHDGTDALDRNEEYMLQRAQDIYGFFTAYPSVLHCLTKLSLYNVCFSELDINRVLFDSCKELKHLFLIYCDTGRHTLCKIDAPNSKLSVLEIHFCRFEMLELVCLPKLEKLTCFGCNLK from the exons ATGGATTCCCCCATGGCGAAGAAGGCGACG AAACCAGAGGAGGAAGATAGGTTGAGCGTGCTGCCAGATGATGTTTTACTGTCTATCCTGCGGAAAGTCGACATAAGCACGGCCGCACGAACAAGTTCACTGTCAACACGGTGGAGGCAGCTGCCCTGGCTGCTGCCTGAGCTCAACATTGATGTCAGCTGTTTCCTACCTGCTCCACGCTCAGACCCGATTGAGGCAAATGACATGCAGGAAGCTATGGTGGCTCTAACCAAAGCAACCAGGAGTTTATTGTCTAAGCCTCATAGAGGATCCACCACCACGAGGCTGGACCTTGTGATCTACTTGATCAATACTTTCTTGTCTGACCTTGGCCCACTGGTGGGTGACGCAGTCGATTGTGGTTTGTTAAAAGATTTGGATCTCACCATTCATGACGGGACAGATGCTCTTGACCGTAATGAAGAGTATATGCTTCAGCGAGCGCAGGATATATATGGGTTTTTCACTGCCTACCCTAGTGTGCTCCATTGCCTCACAAAGCTCTCTCTGTACAATGTATGCTTCAGTGAACTGGACATCAATCGTGTCCTGTTTGACAGCTGCAAGGAACTGAAGCATCTATTCCTCATTTACTGTGATACTGGCCGTCACACTCTCTGTAAGATAGATGCACCAAATTCAAAACTCAGTGTTTTAGAAATCCACTTCTGTCGCTTTGAGATGCTTGAGTTGGTCTGCCTTCCAAAGCTGGAGAAGCTCACATG CTTTGGATGCAACCTGAAATGA
- the LOC125553101 gene encoding putative FBD-associated F-box protein At5g56690 isoform X1 has product MDSPMAKKATKPEEEDRLSVLPDDVLLSILRKVDISTAARTSSLSTRWRQLPWLLPELNIDVSCFLPAPRSDPIEANDMQEAMVALTKATRSLLSKPHRGSTTTRLDLVIYLINTFLSDLGPLVGDAVDCGLLKDLDLTIHDGTDALDRNEEYMLQRAQDIYGFFTAYPSVLHCLTKLSLYNVCFSELDINRVLFDSCKELKHLFLIYCDTGRHTLCKIDAPNSKLSVLEIHFCRFEMLELVCLPKLEKLTWYHWLSEYSPLLLCYVPSLGELELSSALTLKHVPFKLSEVLHGTTSIHTLTLDFQGEKVPLFFLYSLHLSRLCIFCVVIFIRDIPWMSFCMIEYK; this is encoded by the exons ATGGATTCCCCCATGGCGAAGAAGGCGACG AAACCAGAGGAGGAAGATAGGTTGAGCGTGCTGCCAGATGATGTTTTACTGTCTATCCTGCGGAAAGTCGACATAAGCACGGCCGCACGAACAAGTTCACTGTCAACACGGTGGAGGCAGCTGCCCTGGCTGCTGCCTGAGCTCAACATTGATGTCAGCTGTTTCCTACCTGCTCCACGCTCAGACCCGATTGAGGCAAATGACATGCAGGAAGCTATGGTGGCTCTAACCAAAGCAACCAGGAGTTTATTGTCTAAGCCTCATAGAGGATCCACCACCACGAGGCTGGACCTTGTGATCTACTTGATCAATACTTTCTTGTCTGACCTTGGCCCACTGGTGGGTGACGCAGTCGATTGTGGTTTGTTAAAAGATTTGGATCTCACCATTCATGACGGGACAGATGCTCTTGACCGTAATGAAGAGTATATGCTTCAGCGAGCGCAGGATATATATGGGTTTTTCACTGCCTACCCTAGTGTGCTCCATTGCCTCACAAAGCTCTCTCTGTACAATGTATGCTTCAGTGAACTGGACATCAATCGTGTCCTGTTTGACAGCTGCAAGGAACTGAAGCATCTATTCCTCATTTACTGTGATACTGGCCGTCACACTCTCTGTAAGATAGATGCACCAAATTCAAAACTCAGTGTTTTAGAAATCCACTTCTGTCGCTTTGAGATGCTTGAGTTGGTCTGCCTTCCAAAGCTGGAGAAGCTCACATGGTATCATTGGTTGTCTGAATATAGCCCCTTGCTGTTGTGTTATGTCCCATCTCTTGGGGAATTAGAACTCTCATCTGCGTTAACACTAAAGCATGTACCATTTAAATTAAGTGAGGTTCTACATGGAACCACAAGCATACATACTCTGACATTGGACTTCCAAGGAGAAAAAGTACCACTTTTTTTTTTGTATTCACTACATTTGTCACGCCTCTGTATTTTCTGTGTGGTCATATTTATCCGGGATATACCATGGATGAGTTTTTGCATGATAGAGTACAAATAG